The Paeniglutamicibacter sulfureus genome includes a region encoding these proteins:
- the msrA gene encoding peptide-methionine (S)-S-oxide reductase MsrA: MTTFVLAGGCFWCLDAVYQRTRGVHAVVSGYTGGSDPAPNYRSVCGGNTGHAEAVAVTFDPAVVPDEVILDMFFTTHDPTTLNRQGYDVGTQYRSAMYPLDAAQESIFRESALKFGELYPDPLVTAFEVPGDFFVAEGIHQDYYNRFPEEGYCRVIIDPKLAKARKYYATWLEEPAAERS; this comes from the coding sequence CTGACCACCTTTGTGCTGGCCGGCGGCTGTTTTTGGTGCCTCGATGCCGTCTACCAGCGCACGCGCGGGGTCCACGCGGTGGTGTCCGGATACACCGGCGGTTCCGACCCCGCCCCGAACTACCGCTCGGTCTGCGGCGGAAACACCGGACACGCCGAGGCCGTTGCCGTAACATTCGACCCCGCCGTCGTTCCGGACGAGGTCATACTCGACATGTTTTTCACCACCCACGACCCCACGACGCTCAACCGCCAGGGCTACGACGTCGGCACCCAGTACCGCTCGGCGATGTACCCGCTTGACGCCGCGCAGGAGTCGATTTTCCGCGAAAGCGCGCTGAAGTTCGGGGAGCTCTACCCCGATCCGCTGGTGACGGCTTTCGAGGTCCCGGGTGACTTTTTCGTGGCCGAGGGAATCCACCAGGACTACTACAACCGCTTCCCCGAAGAGGGGTACTGCCGGGTCATCATCGACCCGAAACTGGCCAAGGCCAGGAAATATTACGCAACATGGCTCGAGGAACCCGCCGCCGAGCGGTCCTGA